The Candidatus Eremiobacteraceae bacterium genome window below encodes:
- a CDS encoding helix-turn-helix domain-containing protein has translation MTAEELAELGERAAGIVAGGGGLKALAQALADAAHGAVLIEDDQWRNLAVAQSRGTGTVPASFAQWYKPAKGANGRTARAALDQGLHALCAPLPSAGGDGDGPAGYVTLFSRTKPAALAAAGVRLVASTAGIELSRRGAGRPQARRAFWERYLAGEWSDPASLKEDAAAAGLALPAAFLGAVFDVEGAPPGVARDAVAQALAPADGVCPLAPTSGQVVALFPMRHASDVSRARQAATNAVRDVPALAAARSVSCGIGAYHADILEGPQSLEEGRRALALGRRLYGRGSVTLYADLGVYALLHAGGGREAFLGFAEAQLAPLTQYDRKHKTELLKTLRLYFDIGENVKEAAERLSVHRHTIFYRLNQISQILKVDLHAPKDQLSLRAALAIWLMEREET, from the coding sequence GTGACCGCAGAGGAGCTCGCCGAGCTCGGAGAACGCGCGGCGGGAATCGTCGCCGGCGGCGGAGGGCTCAAGGCGCTCGCGCAGGCGCTGGCTGACGCCGCGCATGGCGCCGTCCTTATCGAGGACGATCAGTGGCGCAATCTCGCAGTGGCGCAATCTCGCGGCACCGGCACCGTCCCCGCGTCGTTCGCGCAATGGTACAAGCCTGCGAAAGGCGCGAACGGACGTACTGCCCGCGCTGCGCTCGACCAAGGGCTGCACGCGCTGTGCGCGCCATTGCCGTCCGCGGGCGGCGACGGCGACGGACCGGCCGGCTATGTGACGCTGTTCTCGCGCACCAAGCCTGCGGCGCTCGCCGCGGCTGGGGTGCGCCTGGTCGCCAGCACGGCGGGCATCGAGCTGTCGCGCCGCGGGGCCGGCCGGCCCCAAGCCCGGCGCGCGTTCTGGGAACGCTATCTGGCGGGCGAATGGAGCGATCCGGCCTCCCTCAAAGAAGATGCAGCCGCTGCCGGACTCGCGTTGCCGGCCGCTTTTCTCGGCGCGGTGTTCGACGTCGAGGGCGCACCCCCGGGCGTCGCGCGCGACGCGGTCGCGCAAGCGCTCGCGCCGGCGGACGGCGTATGCCCGCTCGCGCCCACGTCCGGCCAAGTCGTCGCGCTGTTCCCGATGCGCCACGCCTCCGACGTATCGCGCGCGCGTCAAGCCGCGACCAATGCGGTGCGCGATGTGCCCGCGTTGGCAGCCGCGCGCTCCGTCAGCTGTGGCATCGGCGCGTATCACGCCGACATCCTCGAAGGTCCGCAATCGCTCGAAGAGGGCCGGCGCGCGCTGGCGCTCGGTCGGCGCCTATACGGGCGCGGATCAGTCACCCTCTATGCCGATCTCGGCGTCTACGCGCTGCTGCACGCGGGCGGCGGGCGCGAGGCGTTCTTAGGTTTCGCCGAAGCGCAGCTCGCGCCGCTGACCCAATACGACCGCAAGCACAAGACCGAACTGCTCAAGACGCTGCGCCTGTACTTCGACATCGGCGAGAACGTCAAAGAGGCCGCCGAACGGCTGTCGGTCCACCGCCACACGATCTTCTATCGGCTCAACCAGATCTCGCAGATCCTCAAAGTCGATCTGCACGCGCCGAAAGACCAGCTGTCCTTGCGCGCCGCGCTCGCCATCTGGCTCATGGAGCGCGAAGAGACGTGA
- the glnA gene encoding type I glutamate--ammonia ligase, with translation MSKKDVARRAKELGIAFVRLQFSDIHGVTKNVAIPVRELELALDGKVVFDGSCIEGFVRHEESDMCLAPDPATFAVLPGMPGAPLEARLMCDVRNPDGSPFEGCTRSALRRVVDEAAEMGFGAHASAELEFFLFEPNAAGQPTTITSDRGSYFDLGPIDRGDMARRDVSLVLEEMGIRVDATHHEVSHGQHEIDLAYTDALSLADALATARVVVKTVAARHGLHATFMPKPLLNQDGSGLHIAQYLTRDGANAFYDPSDPLHLSETGLACVGGLLAHARGFTAITDPTVNSYKRLVPGYDAPSYVQWSQRAKSSLVRVPAGRDGVRIEVRSPDPSCNPYLALACILKSGLDGIRRKLVPGDPIETNLAQLSEDERASLGVEQLPASLQEAIAALDADALVRSTLGDHTYHRFREAKLAEWESYRTQVHPWELDAYLTL, from the coding sequence GTGAGCAAGAAGGACGTCGCGCGCCGCGCCAAAGAGCTGGGCATCGCGTTCGTGCGCCTCCAGTTCTCGGATATCCACGGCGTCACCAAGAACGTCGCCATCCCGGTGCGCGAGCTTGAGCTCGCGCTCGACGGCAAGGTCGTCTTCGACGGCTCGTGCATCGAGGGATTCGTCCGCCACGAAGAATCCGATATGTGCCTCGCCCCCGACCCGGCCACCTTCGCGGTATTGCCGGGCATGCCCGGCGCGCCGCTGGAGGCGCGTCTCATGTGCGACGTGCGTAATCCTGACGGCTCGCCGTTCGAGGGCTGCACGCGCAGCGCGCTGCGCCGCGTCGTCGACGAAGCCGCCGAGATGGGATTCGGCGCCCACGCGAGCGCCGAGCTCGAGTTCTTCCTGTTCGAACCTAACGCCGCCGGCCAGCCGACGACGATCACCAGCGATCGCGGCTCCTACTTCGATCTCGGCCCCATCGACCGAGGCGACATGGCGCGGCGCGACGTCAGCCTCGTGCTCGAAGAGATGGGCATCCGCGTCGACGCGACCCATCACGAGGTCTCACACGGCCAGCACGAGATCGATCTCGCGTACACGGACGCGCTGTCGCTCGCCGACGCCCTGGCCACGGCGCGAGTCGTCGTCAAGACGGTCGCGGCGCGCCACGGCCTGCACGCCACGTTCATGCCTAAACCGCTGCTCAACCAGGACGGCAGCGGACTGCACATCGCGCAGTACCTGACGCGTGACGGCGCCAATGCGTTCTACGATCCGTCGGATCCGTTGCACTTGAGCGAGACCGGGCTGGCATGCGTCGGCGGGCTGCTCGCGCACGCCCGCGGCTTCACCGCGATCACCGATCCGACCGTCAACTCGTACAAGCGGCTCGTACCGGGATACGACGCGCCCTCGTACGTCCAATGGTCGCAGCGCGCCAAGAGCTCTCTCGTGCGCGTGCCCGCCGGTCGCGACGGCGTGCGCATCGAAGTGCGCTCGCCCGACCCGTCGTGCAATCCGTATCTGGCGCTCGCGTGCATCCTCAAGTCCGGCTTGGACGGCATCCGCCGCAAACTCGTTCCGGGCGATCCGATCGAGACGAATCTGGCGCAGCTGAGCGAGGACGAGCGCGCGAGCCTGGGCGTCGAACAACTGCCGGCTTCGCTGCAAGAGGCCATCGCCGCCCTCGATGCCGACGCGTTGGTCCGCTCGACCTTGGGAGATCATACCTATCACCGATTTCGGGAAGCGAAGCTCGCCGAATGGGAGTCCTACCGCACGCAGGTGCACCCATGGGAGTTGGACGCATATCTAACGTTGTGA
- a CDS encoding response regulator transcription factor, with the protein MSPTTSVLLVDDEPQIVEILERYLSDEGFVVHKAYDGPSAVRVAATEKPDLILLDLKLPGMSGYEAFREIRATSTIPIIMLTSRGEEVDRVVGLELGADDYITKPFSPREVVARIKAVLRRVHAPPAEGKAQTEPAAIVRNGDIEIDPQEHEVRVRGASVALTPTEFRILELLAANPGRTFTRAQLLDKIKGDELEIYDRTLDRHVANLRHKIEADPATPRYVVTVFGVGYKMAKLS; encoded by the coding sequence GTGAGTCCGACGACATCCGTGCTCCTGGTGGACGATGAGCCGCAGATCGTGGAGATCCTCGAACGCTATCTCAGCGACGAGGGCTTTGTGGTGCACAAGGCCTACGACGGCCCGAGCGCCGTGCGCGTCGCCGCCACCGAAAAACCCGACCTCATCCTGCTCGATCTCAAGCTTCCGGGCATGAGCGGCTACGAGGCGTTCCGCGAGATCCGGGCCACCTCGACGATCCCGATCATCATGCTGACGTCGCGCGGCGAAGAGGTCGACCGCGTCGTCGGCCTGGAGCTGGGCGCGGACGACTACATCACCAAGCCCTTCAGCCCGCGCGAAGTGGTGGCGCGCATCAAGGCGGTCTTGCGCCGCGTGCACGCGCCGCCGGCCGAAGGCAAGGCGCAAACGGAGCCGGCCGCCATCGTCCGCAATGGCGATATCGAGATAGATCCCCAGGAGCACGAGGTGCGCGTGCGCGGCGCGTCCGTCGCGCTCACGCCGACCGAGTTCCGCATCCTCGAGCTGCTCGCCGCCAATCCCGGGCGCACGTTCACGCGCGCGCAGCTGCTCGACAAGATCAAGGGCGACGAGCTGGAGATCTACGACCGCACGCTCGACCGGCACGTCGCGAATCTGCGCCACAAGATCGAAGCCGACCCGGCCACGCCGCGCTACGTCGTCACCGTGTTCGGCGTCGGATACAAGATGGCGAAGCTTTCATGA
- a CDS encoding HAMP domain-containing sensor histidine kinase, which translates to MIDRDDQRLSELIHEMRNQLSVAKANLEAFIDGKLPPTAQRLESVVQTLHHLEELIKDLRVLHPALSEKRAEHALTLSEINVCDLLQREFASIEAVALEKQVSLSVFRCPHPAAACQRFLGDPTRIGQIVKNVLINAVRFTPQGGSVSVDCRRRADELQVTISDTGPGVPETEAQRVFELGFRGAAARAHAGSGLGLSVVKQLVEAQGGSISLDETAPSGARFVVRLPGELPYPSSP; encoded by the coding sequence ATGATCGACCGCGACGACCAGCGCCTCTCCGAGCTGATCCACGAGATGCGCAACCAGCTCTCGGTCGCCAAGGCCAACCTCGAGGCGTTCATCGACGGCAAGCTGCCGCCGACCGCACAGCGGCTCGAAAGCGTGGTGCAGACGCTGCACCACCTCGAAGAGCTGATCAAGGATCTGCGCGTGCTGCACCCGGCGTTGAGCGAAAAACGCGCCGAGCACGCGCTCACGCTGTCGGAGATCAACGTGTGCGATCTGCTGCAGCGCGAATTCGCGTCGATAGAAGCGGTCGCGCTCGAGAAGCAGGTGTCGCTGTCGGTCTTCCGCTGCCCCCATCCAGCCGCGGCGTGCCAACGCTTCTTGGGCGATCCGACGCGCATCGGCCAGATCGTCAAGAACGTGCTGATCAACGCGGTGCGCTTCACGCCGCAGGGCGGCAGCGTCTCCGTCGACTGCCGCCGCCGCGCCGACGAGCTTCAGGTCACGATCTCCGATACCGGCCCTGGCGTGCCGGAGACGGAGGCGCAACGCGTCTTCGAGCTCGGATTCCGCGGTGCCGCTGCCCGCGCACATGCCGGTTCGGGGCTTGGACTTTCCGTCGTCAAACAACTCGTCGAAGCCCAAGGCGGCTCGATCAGCCTCGATGAGACCGCACCCAGCGGCGCCCGCTTCGTCGTGCGGCTGCCCGGCGAGTTGCCCTACCCAAGCTCTCCCTAG
- a CDS encoding phosphoketolase family protein → MMPLLERASASRLEQLARYWRAANYLGAIQLYLKDNVLLREPLLREHIKERLLGHWGTQPGLNLVYAHLNRLIQDTGARIVLVVGPGHGAPAIYANLFLEGSLARVYPEFERTYDGVCRLSRAFSWPGGLPSHVSAMTPGALHEGGELGYSLSHAFGVAFDNPDLIVACVVGDGEAETGPLAASWQSNKFLDPADSGAVLPILHLNGYKLSGPSIFARMTGLELHQYFVGCGYDVRHVTASDPDDAHRQLWAAMNWAYERIRSLQTDAREMRATSPPAWPLIVLRTPKGWTGPHELDGHLIEGTFHAHQLPIPDPREKPAHLRALEAWLRSYRPQELFDERGAPDSDLQTAVPSANLCMGANEFANGGPADAPALRLPNPDAHAVDVNARGAPQASATQMLGSYLRETFRLNHEARNFRLTCPDETMSNKLQAVFEATDRAFMWPLVESDELLSRDGRVLEILSETTCEGWLEGYTLSGRHGMFACYEAFATICDSMVAQHAKWLKTAGEIAWRRPVPSLNILLTSHAWRQDHNGYSHQGPGFIDNLVSKKAAVVRAYLPPDANCLVVAADRCLRSRNFINLIIASKNDAPVWLSMDEAKEHLARGASVWEWASDHSGDPQVVLAAAGDVPTLETMAAVWLLRRHVPELRARVVNIIDLFSLETRAEHPHGMDDAAFERAYGPALPIVFAFHGYPRVVHELLHRRPDPARFHVRGYIEEGSTTTPFDMVVRNRMSRYHLALDAIACAQLSSPAAARAADFFNDRLAAHKEYVVEHGVDMPEIADWRWTDAAPA, encoded by the coding sequence ATGATGCCGCTTCTCGAACGGGCAAGCGCGTCGCGGTTGGAGCAGCTCGCCCGATATTGGCGGGCGGCGAACTATCTCGGCGCGATTCAGCTCTATCTCAAAGACAACGTCTTGCTGCGCGAGCCGCTGCTGCGCGAGCATATCAAGGAGCGGCTGCTGGGCCATTGGGGCACGCAGCCCGGGCTCAATCTCGTCTATGCCCACCTCAACCGGCTGATCCAAGACACCGGAGCGCGCATCGTTCTGGTCGTCGGGCCTGGTCACGGCGCGCCGGCGATCTACGCCAATCTATTCCTCGAGGGGAGTCTCGCGCGCGTCTACCCGGAGTTCGAGCGCACGTACGACGGCGTGTGCCGGCTCAGCCGCGCTTTCTCATGGCCCGGCGGACTGCCAAGCCACGTCAGTGCGATGACGCCTGGCGCCCTGCACGAAGGCGGCGAGCTCGGCTACAGCCTCAGCCATGCCTTTGGCGTCGCCTTCGACAACCCGGATCTCATCGTCGCCTGCGTCGTCGGCGATGGCGAGGCCGAGACCGGCCCGCTCGCAGCGTCGTGGCAATCCAACAAGTTCCTCGATCCAGCGGACTCCGGCGCGGTGCTGCCGATCCTGCACCTCAACGGCTACAAACTGTCGGGGCCATCGATCTTCGCGCGCATGACCGGCCTCGAGCTGCATCAGTATTTCGTCGGGTGCGGCTACGACGTGCGCCATGTGACGGCGAGCGATCCTGACGACGCGCACCGGCAGCTGTGGGCGGCGATGAACTGGGCGTACGAGCGCATCCGTTCGCTGCAGACCGACGCGAGAGAGATGCGGGCGACTTCGCCGCCGGCCTGGCCGCTCATCGTGCTGCGTACGCCCAAGGGGTGGACCGGTCCGCACGAGCTCGACGGCCATCTGATCGAGGGCACGTTCCACGCCCACCAGCTGCCGATCCCGGATCCGCGCGAAAAACCGGCGCACCTGCGCGCGCTTGAGGCGTGGCTGCGCAGCTACCGGCCGCAGGAGCTGTTCGACGAGCGCGGCGCGCCGGACAGCGATCTGCAGACCGCGGTCCCATCGGCCAACCTGTGCATGGGCGCGAACGAGTTCGCGAACGGCGGCCCTGCTGACGCGCCGGCCTTGCGGCTGCCCAATCCGGACGCACACGCCGTCGACGTGAACGCGCGCGGCGCGCCGCAGGCGTCGGCCACGCAAATGCTGGGATCCTACCTGCGCGAGACCTTCCGGCTCAATCACGAGGCGCGCAATTTCCGCTTGACGTGCCCGGATGAGACGATGTCCAACAAGCTGCAGGCGGTCTTCGAAGCCACCGACCGCGCCTTCATGTGGCCGCTGGTCGAGTCTGACGAGCTCCTCTCGCGCGATGGGCGCGTGCTGGAGATCTTGAGCGAGACCACATGCGAGGGTTGGCTGGAAGGCTACACGCTGTCCGGGCGCCATGGGATGTTCGCGTGCTACGAGGCCTTCGCGACCATCTGCGATTCGATGGTCGCGCAACACGCCAAGTGGCTTAAGACCGCAGGTGAGATCGCCTGGCGCCGCCCCGTGCCATCGCTCAACATCTTGCTGACCTCGCATGCGTGGCGCCAAGACCACAACGGGTATTCGCATCAAGGGCCCGGCTTCATCGACAATCTCGTCAGCAAGAAGGCCGCTGTCGTGCGCGCCTACCTGCCGCCGGACGCCAACTGCCTCGTGGTGGCCGCGGATCGTTGCCTGCGCAGCCGCAACTTCATCAACCTCATCATCGCGTCGAAGAACGATGCGCCGGTGTGGCTGTCGATGGATGAGGCCAAGGAGCACCTCGCGCGCGGCGCGTCGGTCTGGGAATGGGCGAGCGACCACAGCGGCGATCCGCAGGTGGTCCTGGCCGCGGCGGGCGACGTGCCCACGCTCGAGACGATGGCGGCTGTATGGCTGCTGCGCCGTCATGTGCCCGAGCTGCGCGCGCGCGTCGTCAACATCATCGATTTGTTCTCATTGGAGACGCGCGCGGAACATCCGCATGGCATGGACGATGCCGCGTTCGAGCGCGCGTATGGACCGGCGCTCCCGATCGTGTTCGCCTTCCACGGATACCCGCGCGTCGTCCACGAGCTCCTCCATCGGCGGCCAGACCCCGCGCGTTTCCACGTACGCGGCTACATAGAAGAGGGCTCGACCACCACGCCGTTCGACATGGTCGTTCGCAACCGGATGAGCCGCTATCACTTGGCGCTCGACGCGATCGCCTGCGCTCAGCTGTCCAGTCCCGCAGCCGCGCGCGCCGCCGACTTCTTCAACGACCGCCTCGCCGCGCACAAGGAATATGTCGTCGAGCACGGCGTCGATATGCCCGAGATCGCCGATTGGCGCTGGACCGATGCCGCGCCGGCATGA
- a CDS encoding acetate/propionate family kinase translates to MPRRHDAVGLTAAAAYLACDAGSSSFKAALFEFGAAVPRDPQPARWEGAISWRRLPGSAGISSRWNDARSAESQASLHNALEAPARLLRAMQASAPPEPPAVQHVVHRIVHTGQFERSPARVSSAVRRAIASALPLAPEHNAIALAGIEAVDEAFPGVEQFIISDSAYHADMPLAASTYGVPASWYKVWGIRRLGFHGVSHGYAAQRAAQLADVPLRALKVVTCHLGNGCSLAATSAGTSVDTTMGWTPMEGLVMGQRSGSLDPGVMLYLMERGRYTARELARVLNEESGLKGISGLSGDMRELLEAVAAGHPHASLAFDVFVHRVRAGIGAMAASLGGLDAIVFTGGIGEHAHEVRRAVCTGLEFLGIDLDEEKDAAARPDCDVARASSRVRIFVVRARETWAMARDCALAVAQAAPQV, encoded by the coding sequence ATGCCGCGCCGGCATGACGCCGTCGGGCTGACGGCGGCGGCGGCATATCTGGCGTGCGACGCGGGATCGAGCAGCTTCAAGGCGGCGCTGTTCGAGTTCGGCGCTGCGGTGCCGCGCGACCCGCAGCCGGCGCGCTGGGAGGGCGCGATTTCATGGCGCAGGCTGCCCGGCAGCGCCGGCATCAGCTCGCGCTGGAACGACGCGCGCAGCGCCGAGAGCCAGGCCTCGTTGCACAATGCGCTCGAGGCTCCGGCGCGACTTCTGCGCGCGATGCAGGCGAGCGCGCCGCCCGAACCACCCGCGGTGCAACACGTCGTTCATCGCATCGTGCACACCGGCCAGTTCGAGCGCTCGCCCGCGCGCGTGTCGAGCGCGGTGCGCCGTGCGATCGCGTCGGCGCTGCCTCTCGCACCCGAGCACAACGCCATCGCGTTGGCCGGCATCGAAGCGGTCGACGAAGCATTCCCCGGCGTCGAGCAATTCATCATCAGCGACTCGGCATATCACGCGGACATGCCGCTTGCCGCTTCGACCTATGGCGTGCCCGCGTCGTGGTATAAGGTGTGGGGCATCCGCCGGCTAGGCTTCCACGGCGTCAGCCATGGCTATGCGGCACAGCGCGCGGCCCAACTCGCCGATGTGCCGCTGCGCGCGCTCAAGGTCGTCACCTGCCATCTCGGCAACGGATGTTCGCTTGCTGCGACGTCCGCGGGCACCAGCGTCGACACGACGATGGGCTGGACCCCGATGGAGGGGCTCGTCATGGGCCAGCGCTCGGGCAGCCTCGACCCGGGCGTGATGCTGTACCTGATGGAACGCGGGCGCTACACCGCGCGGGAGCTCGCGCGCGTGCTCAACGAAGAGTCGGGCTTGAAGGGCATTTCAGGTCTTTCCGGCGATATGCGCGAGCTGCTCGAAGCCGTCGCGGCCGGCCATCCGCACGCGAGCCTCGCGTTCGACGTCTTCGTCCATCGCGTGCGCGCCGGGATCGGCGCGATGGCGGCGAGCCTGGGCGGGCTCGATGCGATCGTCTTCACCGGCGGCATCGGCGAGCACGCGCACGAGGTGCGGCGCGCCGTCTGCACGGGGCTCGAATTCCTGGGCATCGACCTTGATGAGGAGAAAGACGCCGCGGCGCGACCCGACTGCGATGTCGCACGCGCATCGTCGCGGGTCCGCATCTTCGTCGTGCGCGCGCGCGAGACGTGGGCCATGGCCCGCGATTGCGCGCTCGCCGTGGCGCAAGCCGCACCGCAAGTGTAG
- a CDS encoding universal stress protein: MSVFTSLLVPIDGSEPSDAACALAIALATDQKASVMFVNVVETDKILASVMPGQGYSDPAPAIDAMRAAGKDMLKSAEGKAQGAGVKARSQLIEGDCVPCIVNAVVGAGIDLIVIGSHGRGGLTRLVLGSVAEGVLRHCTVPVLVTKAPKA; this comes from the coding sequence ATGTCAGTCTTCACCTCATTGCTCGTCCCCATCGACGGGTCTGAGCCGTCGGACGCGGCGTGCGCGCTGGCGATCGCGCTTGCGACCGACCAAAAGGCCTCGGTGATGTTCGTCAACGTCGTCGAGACCGACAAGATCCTCGCCTCGGTGATGCCGGGGCAGGGCTACTCGGATCCGGCGCCCGCCATCGACGCGATGCGCGCCGCCGGCAAGGACATGCTCAAGAGCGCGGAGGGCAAAGCGCAGGGAGCAGGCGTCAAAGCGAGGTCGCAACTCATCGAAGGCGACTGCGTGCCGTGCATCGTCAACGCGGTTGTCGGCGCCGGAATCGACCTGATCGTTATCGGCAGTCACGGACGCGGGGGCCTCACGCGTCTGGTGCTCGGCAGCGTCGCGGAAGGCGTGCTGCGCCACTGCACGGTGCCCGTGCTCGTGACCAAAGCGCCCAAAGCGTGA
- a CDS encoding heavy metal translocating P-type ATPase gives MNGPANAQASVRTPIEIYIAAFATAGIAASLVMQYGLSLPRSVSVLPLYAVLVLGGVPLLYTLIRKLIALDFGSDLLAGISIATSVLLGEYIVGCIVVLMLSGGEALEQFAARRASSILAALSRRMPNVAHRATAAGIVDVALDDIVVGDALTVLPHELCPVDGAVTLGHGWMDESYLTGEPYRTSKAPGSQVLSGAINGDAAMTIQAARLPVDSRYARIMRVMREAEEKRPRLRRLADRLGAWYTPIALAIAATGWLVTGSAQRFLAVVVIATPCPLLLAIPVAIIGAISLAARHAIIVKDPAMLERIDSCRAMVFDKTGTLTYGQPALTDVECLSGFTRDQVLALSASLERYSKHPLAGAVVRASEAAGVPLDQVAQISEEPGAGLRGLVDGRTVEILGRQSASRDGRRSEALPARAGGLESLVFVDGALAAALRFRDEPRVEGGPFIRHLIPRHHIDRVMILSGDRESEVRYLAERVGIAELHYSKTPEEKVAIVAALTREEPTLFIGDGINDAPAMQAATVGLAFGQNSDITAEAADAVIMEPSLGKIDEIIHIGRRMRAIALQSAIGGMALSCIGMGLAVAGYLPPIAGAVTQEVIDVAAVLNALRVGFPIGRLTDF, from the coding sequence ATGAACGGGCCCGCCAACGCGCAGGCCAGCGTCCGCACGCCGATCGAGATCTACATCGCGGCGTTCGCGACGGCGGGCATCGCAGCCAGCCTGGTCATGCAGTACGGCCTCTCCCTGCCTCGGTCTGTCTCCGTTCTCCCCTTGTATGCGGTGTTGGTGCTCGGCGGTGTGCCGCTGCTCTACACGCTCATCCGCAAACTCATCGCGCTCGACTTCGGATCCGATCTCTTGGCCGGCATCTCGATCGCGACGTCAGTGCTGCTGGGCGAGTATATCGTCGGCTGCATCGTCGTGCTCATGCTCTCGGGCGGCGAAGCGCTGGAGCAGTTCGCCGCGCGGCGCGCGTCGTCGATCCTCGCAGCGCTTTCGCGCCGCATGCCGAACGTCGCGCATCGCGCAACGGCGGCCGGCATCGTCGACGTCGCGCTCGACGACATCGTGGTCGGTGATGCGCTCACCGTCCTGCCGCACGAGCTGTGTCCGGTGGACGGCGCGGTGACGCTCGGCCACGGATGGATGGACGAATCGTACTTGACCGGCGAACCGTATCGCACGTCCAAGGCGCCGGGTTCCCAAGTGCTCTCGGGCGCGATCAACGGCGATGCCGCGATGACGATCCAGGCCGCACGCCTACCCGTGGATTCGCGCTACGCGCGCATCATGCGCGTGATGCGCGAGGCGGAGGAGAAGCGCCCGCGGTTGCGCCGGCTCGCGGACCGGTTGGGCGCTTGGTATACGCCGATCGCGCTTGCCATCGCCGCAACGGGCTGGCTCGTGACGGGCAGCGCGCAGCGTTTCTTGGCGGTCGTGGTGATCGCCACGCCCTGTCCGCTGCTGCTGGCCATCCCGGTCGCGATCATCGGCGCGATCTCGCTGGCCGCGCGCCACGCGATCATCGTCAAGGATCCGGCGATGCTCGAGCGCATCGACTCGTGCCGCGCGATGGTCTTCGACAAGACCGGCACGCTCACATACGGACAGCCGGCGTTGACCGACGTCGAGTGCTTGTCCGGGTTCACGCGCGACCAGGTGCTCGCGCTGAGCGCCAGCCTCGAGCGCTACTCCAAGCACCCGCTCGCCGGCGCGGTGGTGCGCGCGAGCGAGGCGGCGGGGGTGCCGCTCGACCAGGTCGCGCAGATCAGCGAAGAACCTGGGGCCGGGCTGCGCGGCCTGGTCGACGGGCGGACGGTCGAAATCCTCGGCCGCCAGAGCGCCTCGCGGGATGGGCGTCGGTCCGAAGCGCTGCCTGCGCGAGCCGGCGGTCTTGAGTCGCTGGTCTTCGTCGATGGCGCGCTCGCCGCCGCGCTGCGCTTCCGCGACGAGCCGCGCGTCGAAGGCGGTCCCTTCATCCGCCACCTCATCCCGCGCCACCACATCGATCGCGTGATGATCCTTTCCGGCGATCGCGAATCAGAGGTTCGCTACCTGGCGGAGCGCGTCGGGATCGCGGAACTGCATTACAGCAAGACGCCTGAGGAGAAGGTCGCGATCGTGGCGGCTCTCACGCGCGAGGAGCCGACGCTGTTCATCGGCGACGGCATCAACGACGCGCCGGCGATGCAAGCGGCGACGGTCGGGCTGGCGTTCGGACAGAACAGCGACATCACCGCTGAAGCAGCGGACGCGGTGATCATGGAGCCGTCGCTGGGCAAGATCGACGAGATCATCCACATCGGGCGGCGGATGCGAGCGATCGCGCTGCAAAGCGCGATCGGCGGCATGGCGCTCAGCTGCATCGGCATGGGTCTGGCCGTCGCGGGTTATCTTCCGCCGATCGCCGGGGCGGTGACGCAAGAAGTGATCGACGTCGCCGCCGTGCTCAACGCGCTGCGCGTCGGTTTTCCGATCGGCCGGCTGACGGACTTCTAA